The nucleotide sequence AGACGAGATTCATCGGATGAATACATCGACGATCAGGTGGCGCTCGATCTCCGGCGTCATGCCCATGTCGCGGCTGACGCTGGCGGCGTCGATGGTGAATCCGTCGACACCGTGGTCGAGCGAGTCTTGGCCGTCGTAGGGAGCGAGGATCTCCACCACGCGGAAGCCCTGGCGGTACAGCGTGTCGAGTTGCGCGGTGATCTCCGGAAACGTCACCCCCTTCACAGCCCGGGTAAAACTGACGGTTGCCCTGTAACTTCTGCCACCACTGATGAGGGACGCGGTCCGGGGAACCATGGCCGGAGGCCGGCGAGCTGGACGGCGCGGCCGTCGCCGCCCCCGGCGACGTGCCGACAGCGGCGGTCGCTGCCGCCACGAGAGCGGCGACCAAGGTCAGACGGAGTCGCGCGCCAACGCGTGTGCTCATGAGCGGCTCCTGTCACTCGTACGAATCGGACGTGCGTTCTCGTACAAGCCGGCTCTGCTGCCTGCGCGCCCGCGTCAGGGAATGGAGATCGCGGCCGGATCCGCGAGCGCGGCGTCCACCTCATCGTGCGTGGGGAGCGCCGCCCGAGCGCCCGGCGCGCGGGTGGCCAGGGCTCCGACGACAGCGGCCCGGCGGATCGCCTCAGGGAGTTGCAGCCCCTGGGCGAGGCCGACAGCCGCCGCGCCGGTGAACGCGTCGCCGGCGCCGGTGGTGTCGACGGCGTCGACTGGGAAGGCGGGTTGGTGCCAAGTCCGTTCGCCGATATGGACGGTGGCGCCGGACTTCCCGCGGGTGACGGCGACGGCTCCGACGCCGATCCCGAGCAGCTCGCCGGCGTCGCCTGCGAGCGCGCGCAGCTCGTGTTCGTTGGGGGTGAGCAGGTCGATCATGGCCAGCAGGTCCGCCGAGACGGTCCGGGCCGGCGCCGGGTTGACGACGACCGGCCAGCCGCGCTCCCGCGCGATCCGGGCGGCCGCGAGCACCGCGGCCTCGGGGATCTCGAACCCGGTGACGAGGACCGCGTGCGGCTCGTCGATCCGCCGGAGTGCCTGCACGACGTGCGACGGCGTCAGGTCGCCGTTCGCGCCACTGGCGACGGCGATGCTGTTCTCGGCGGTGGCGTCGACGAGGATCGAGGCGACGCCGGTCGGGCCGCTCGACGTGCCTAGTCCGCTCGTGTCGACGCCGGCGCGGGCCAGATCGGCGCGGGCGCTCCGCCCGAACTCGTCGTCGCCCACCAGCCCGACCAAGTAGGTGCGCGCGCCGAGCCGTGCGGCGGTCGCAGCCTGATTGCTGCCCTTGCCGCCGGCGTGCCGGGCGAACCGGCCGCCGATCACCGTCTCCCCCGGCGTGGGCAGACGGTCGACGGAGACGACGAGGTCGACGTTGACGGAACCGACGACGATCACCACCGGCGCCGACGGCCGGCTCTCGCCCGTCATCCGGTCATCCCGGATGACGAGTAGCCGTCGATGAATCGGCGCTGGAGCAGCAAGAACAGGACCAGCACCGGGATCACCATGATCATGCCGCCGGCGCTGACGAGGGTGTAGTCGCGCGTGTAACCGGCCTGGAACGAGAAGAACGACGTCGACACCGGCATCTTGTCGCTGCTCTGGATGAAGGTCACCGCGAGCAGGAACTCGTTGTAGGCGGACAGTCCGGCGACCAGCGCGGCCGTCAGGAAGCCCGGCCAGGCCAGGGGCATGATCACCTTGGTGAGCACTCGGATGCTGCCCGCCCCGTCGAGCCGGGCGGCCTCCTCGTACTCGCGCGGCACGCCGACCATGAACGAGCGGATGAGCAGCGTGGCGAACGGACTGTAGATCGCCCAGTAGATGATGACCAGGCCGAACAGGTTGTCGTACAGGCCGAGGTTGGTCCACATGAAGAACAGCGGCACGAGGAACAGCTGGATCGGCAGCGCCGAGGTGACCAGCAGATAGATGATGAAGAAGTTGCTGCCGGGCACGCGCAGCCGGCCCAGGGCGTAGGCGGCGCACCCGGCGATGACGCAGACGCCGAGCGCGGTCGCGGCCACGATCAGCACGCTGTTGCGCAGTCCGACCCCCATGTTCGCCTGCTGCCAAGCGTCGACGAAGTTGCCCCACTGCGGATTCGCGGGCAGTCCGAGCGGATCGCCGGCCAGCTCCGACTGGGTCTTCAGGGCGTTGAACCCGAAGATGAGCATGGGGCCGATGGCGAAGATCGCGAGGAGCAGCAGGACGACGTAGACCGCGTACCGGCCGGGCGTCAGTCGCTTCCTCGCCGGCGGTGGCGCGGCGGCGGGCGCCGCGGGTTGCGCTCGCTGGACCAGAACGCTCATATCTCCCACCCCCGGCGCCGCAGGAGCAGGAAGCCGGAGACGGCGGTCAGGCTGACGAGCGCCATGACGATGCCGACGGACGCGGCGTACCCCGCCTCGAAATTGGCGAACGCGTTGCGGTAGAGCAGGGTGCCGAGCACGTCGGTCGAGCCGGCGGGGCCGCCCTGCGTCAGGATGTAGATGTAGTCGAAGATCAGGAACGACCAGATGACGGTCATCAGCGCCAGGAACATCAGCGTCGGCCTGATCCCCGGCAGGGTGACGTGCCAGAACTCGCGCCACGCGTTGGCGCCGTCGAGCCGGGCCGCCTCGTAGAGCGCGGGGTTCACCGACTGCATGGAGGCGAGGAAGATCACCACAAGGAAGCCCCACCACTGCCAGTTGTTGACGAAGGCGACGGCACCCAAGGCGAGATCCTGGTCGCCGAGGAAGTTGACGCCGTCGAGCCAGGGAATCCCGAGTTTGGCGAGCCCGCTGCCGAGTCCCTGGTCCGGGTTGAGCAGGGACTGCCAGATCGCCCCCGACACCACCGTCGCGACGACGTACGGGATGAAGTACGCGACCCGGAACAGGATCTGGAAGCGGCGGATCCGGGACAGCAGGAACGCCCCGAACAGCCCCATCGCCATCGGCACCGTCAGGAAGAACGCCGTCCAGAGCACGTTGTGCTCCAGGGCGGCGTGGAACTCCGGGTCGGCGAACAGCCGCCGGTAGTTGTCCAGCCCGACGAAGTCGGCCGACCCGAGCCCGGTCCAGTTGGTGAAGGAGTACCAGACCGACAACGCGCCGGGCACCGCGATCACGAGGAGGTTCACCAGGAGCAGCGGCGCCATGAACCCCAGACCCACCGCGGCCCGGCGAACCCGGGCCCGCCGGCGGGGGCCGGCCGCAGGAGACCGGTACGGCTGCGGCCGGGCGGCATGGGTGGCGGCCATGGCGTCACGTTCCCGTCGGAGCCGGCACCGGCGGCGTCTGGCCCGTCGCCAGCTCCTCTTGGAACACCGCGTCGAGGCCGGCGCAGAAGTCCTCCGGGCTGACCTGGCCGACCAGCACCTTGTCCATCTCCTCGTAGACGTAGGTGTCGGTCTTCGCCGGCAGGAACGTCCACGTCGTGTAGCCGACGTACCCGCTCTCGCTCAGCAGCAGGTACAGCCGCTTCATCCGCTCGTCGATGTCGGCCGGGAAGTCGCTCTCGGCCGCGACGACCGGGGCGGGTGGCAGGCCCGTCGCGGCGAGTGCTTCGAGTTGACGCTGCGGGTTGGTGACGAGGAAGTTGAGGTAGTCGGCCGCGGCGTCCGGGTCCGCGCAGTCCTTGTTGATGGAGTAGGCGCCACCCACCGAGAGCGGCAGCACCCCGGCCGGGACCCCGGTGTTCGTCGACGGCAGCGGCGCCCAGTCCCACTCCGCGTCGTTGCCGGCCGCCTCGCCGAAGTACGGTCCGATCTCCGAGAACGTCCACGACCCGCTGACGATCATCGCCACCTCGCCGGCGGCGAGCATCGCGTAGAGGTCGGTGAAGTTGTTGGTGAAGTAGCGGTCCGTGCTGCCGCCGAACCAGCCGTCGTCGAACCAGCCCTTCAGCAGGGTGACCGCGTCGACGACGACCGCGTCGGTCCACGGCCGCTCGCCGGTGAACACCTCGTACACCGCCTGTGGCCCGGCGAACGTGTTCAACATCCAGGTGACGTGCCACTCCGTGGCGGGCTTCCACTCGGCGTTGCCGGCGCCGACCGGCATGATCCCCTTGTCGGCCGCGTCCTGGCAGATCGCCTCGAACTCGGCCCTGGTGGTCGGCGGTGTCCAGCCGTTCGCACTGAACGTGGCCGGGTTGTAGAAGACCGCCATCGTCTCGTGGTTGGCCGGCACCGAGTAGAGCGCGCCCTCGACCCGGCCCGCGTCCAGCGCCCAGGGCTGCAGTGACTGCGACCAGCCGAAGGAGTCCGCGTACTCGTCCATGGACAACAGGTTGCCGTTGCCGACGTACGCGACGGCCTGCGCGGGACCGAAGGTGGCGATGATGTCGGGGCCGCTCCCCGATGCCACCGCGGTCTGCGTCAACCGGTCGATCGTCTCGATCTGCTTGACCGACATCTCGACCGTCGCGCCGGACGTGGTCTCGTTGTAGGCGTCGACGAAGCTCTGCTGGAAGTAGCGTTCGACGTCCTCGGTCGGGAACGCCCCCCAGAACTCGATCTGGTCGTCACCTGCGGTGCCGGAGCCGGAACCGCAGGAGCTCACGAACATGGCTCCGAGGGCGGAGCCGCCGGTCACCTGCAGAAACCGCCGGCGGGAGAGATGTGCAGACACGGGAAACCTCCGAATCAGGTGTCGGTGTTGCCGGGACCGGTGCCGGGTCGGGTGGTGCGAGCGAGCCGGACGGTCCGGTCGGCGAGGTCGGAGAGACTGGAGCGGTCGAAACCGCGGATCGCGCTGCGCGCGGTGTCGTTCAGCGGCTCCACCCAGTGCGACGGAAGGCCTTGCGCGCCGCAGATGACTCCCGCGACGCTGCCTGCGGTCGCACCGTTGGAGTCGGTGTCCCAGCCTCCTTGGACGGTGAGGCCGATGGTGGCGGTGAAGTCGCCGTCACCCCAGAGCAGCCCTGCCGCCACGACGGCCGCGTTGTTGATGGTGTGGACCCACGAGTAGTGGCCGTACCGGCTCTCGATCGCGGCTCGGGCGTCGTCCCAGCTGGCACGGCCGGAGTGCTGGTCGAGCACGAACCGGATTGCCTCGGCCAGCCGGCTGCCGGGCGGAATGCAGGTCAGGGACGTCTCGACCGCCTGCCGTGCGTGACCGGCGAACGCGGCGGCGACCAGGGCCGCCGACCACATCGCGCCGTATACGCCGTTGGCGGTGTGCGACAGGGTCGCGTCGCGGTAGGCCAGC is from Jiangella alkaliphila and encodes:
- a CDS encoding ABC transporter substrate-binding protein gives rise to the protein MFVSSCGSGSGTAGDDQIEFWGAFPTEDVERYFQQSFVDAYNETTSGATVEMSVKQIETIDRLTQTAVASGSGPDIIATFGPAQAVAYVGNGNLLSMDEYADSFGWSQSLQPWALDAGRVEGALYSVPANHETMAVFYNPATFSANGWTPPTTRAEFEAICQDAADKGIMPVGAGNAEWKPATEWHVTWMLNTFAGPQAVYEVFTGERPWTDAVVVDAVTLLKGWFDDGWFGGSTDRYFTNNFTDLYAMLAAGEVAMIVSGSWTFSEIGPYFGEAAGNDAEWDWAPLPSTNTGVPAGVLPLSVGGAYSINKDCADPDAAADYLNFLVTNPQRQLEALAATGLPPAPVVAAESDFPADIDERMKRLYLLLSESGYVGYTTWTFLPAKTDTYVYEEMDKVLVGQVSPEDFCAGLDAVFQEELATGQTPPVPAPTGT
- a CDS encoding ADP-ribosylglycohydrolase family protein; translation: MGDDELADRVLGGWLGRCAGCVLGKPVENGDHWTSEHLRRYLTLADAYPLNDFVPVLDPMPDGFELRENWPFTTRGRVVESARDDDLDYTMLGLHILEEYGFGFTSADVAAEWLDRLPYTQTYTAERVTYRNLVLGLDPAAAGTADNPYREWIGAQIRADIYGYVNPGDPRAAAELAYRDATLSHTANGVYGAMWSAALVAAAFAGHARQAVETSLTCIPPGSRLAEAIRFVLDQHSGRASWDDARAAIESRYGHYSWVHTINNAAVVAAGLLWGDGDFTATIGLTVQGGWDTDSNGATAGSVAGVICGAQGLPSHWVEPLNDTARSAIRGFDRSSLSDLADRTVRLARTTRPGTGPGNTDT
- a CDS encoding carbohydrate ABC transporter permease; this translates as MSVLVQRAQPAAPAAAPPPARKRLTPGRYAVYVVLLLLAIFAIGPMLIFGFNALKTQSELAGDPLGLPANPQWGNFVDAWQQANMGVGLRNSVLIVAATALGVCVIAGCAAYALGRLRVPGSNFFIIYLLVTSALPIQLFLVPLFFMWTNLGLYDNLFGLVIIYWAIYSPFATLLIRSFMVGVPREYEEAARLDGAGSIRVLTKVIMPLAWPGFLTAALVAGLSAYNEFLLAVTFIQSSDKMPVSTSFFSFQAGYTRDYTLVSAGGMIMVIPVLVLFLLLQRRFIDGYSSSGMTG
- a CDS encoding carbohydrate ABC transporter permease, which codes for MAATHAARPQPYRSPAAGPRRRARVRRAAVGLGFMAPLLLVNLLVIAVPGALSVWYSFTNWTGLGSADFVGLDNYRRLFADPEFHAALEHNVLWTAFFLTVPMAMGLFGAFLLSRIRRFQILFRVAYFIPYVVATVVSGAIWQSLLNPDQGLGSGLAKLGIPWLDGVNFLGDQDLALGAVAFVNNWQWWGFLVVIFLASMQSVNPALYEAARLDGANAWREFWHVTLPGIRPTLMFLALMTVIWSFLIFDYIYILTQGGPAGSTDVLGTLLYRNAFANFEAGYAASVGIVMALVSLTAVSGFLLLRRRGWEI
- a CDS encoding ribokinase — protein: MTGESRPSAPVVIVVGSVNVDLVVSVDRLPTPGETVIGGRFARHAGGKGSNQAATAARLGARTYLVGLVGDDEFGRSARADLARAGVDTSGLGTSSGPTGVASILVDATAENSIAVASGANGDLTPSHVVQALRRIDEPHAVLVTGFEIPEAAVLAAARIARERGWPVVVNPAPARTVSADLLAMIDLLTPNEHELRALAGDAGELLGIGVGAVAVTRGKSGATVHIGERTWHQPAFPVDAVDTTGAGDAFTGAAAVGLAQGLQLPEAIRRAAVVGALATRAPGARAALPTHDEVDAALADPAAISIP